From a single Centropristis striata isolate RG_2023a ecotype Rhode Island chromosome 14, C.striata_1.0, whole genome shotgun sequence genomic region:
- the LOC131985036 gene encoding nucleolar protein dao-5-like encodes MTGEQTTIMDCSTADVPSNTVHDSAENDNSCSDDDVPLSKLRSDENQSRENTHSSNNSSEKDQSASDDSADDKPLIKKKTISVPAEKPEKKENTSATSNGTNKKKADLNTDESSDNEPLVKNAKEKSVDSEKKESKDEDNSSDDEPLSELAKKPNRTRQRKSPRKSPGTPSKKSKRNAARKEDSNSNESSDNEPLVKIAKKSSKAAKKESEDEDDSSDDESNRTSQRKSPRKSPGTPSTKSKRNTARKQIKYAESSGDSSDDEPLATTKRKLTKTSDNSRNAKTKREDKSWEESEDEDKSSDDEPLSKLSKKVNRSRQKKSPRKSRGTPSTKSKRSASRKKVKFAESSSHSSDDEPLATTKRKLTKTSDNSRKTKTKPKDKSMKDSNSDESSDNEPLVKIAKKSSKAAKKESEDEDDSLDDEPSRTQKRKSQRKSPGTPSTKSKRNVARKKVKYAESSSHSSDDEPLATSKRKLTKASDNSRKKKLKEKKGSDSACSDDDIPLSKLSSDEKQSRENTHSSNNNSEKEKSASDESSDDKLLVKKKTAKAKKPEKKVNRSRRSNGTNNKKADSNPDESSDNEPLVKIAKRSSKAAKKKVDSKKKESEDEDISSDDEPLSEVCKKLSRLRERKSPCTPSKSKRSAARKPVKYAESPSHSSDDEPLATTKRKLTKTSDNRKKTRTKGSSDDDDDDDDDDDVPLVKLVANKKKPVKKNTKTREPSCSSGDEYLMMAAKHPLVTKLLRIILDRCDDEEAGATEGMDKTMTEATKAQIDEKASREETVESPEEE; translated from the exons ATGACTGGAGAACAGACAACTATTATGGACTGCAGCACAGCTGACGTACCCAGTAACACAGTACACGACTCTGCAG AGAACGACAACTCCTGCTCTGATGATGATGTACCTCTCTCGAAGCTCCGCAGTGACGAGAATCAGTCacgtgaaaacacacacagctccaaCAACAGTTCAGAAAAGGACCAAAGTG CTTCGGATGACTCCGCTGATGACAAGCctttgataaaaaagaaaacaatctcTGTACCAGCTGAGAAaccagagaaaaaagaaaacacatcagCAACATCTAATGGCACGAATAAAAAGAAAGCAG ATTTGAATACAGATGAAAGCTCTGACAATGAgcctcttgtaaaaaatgcaaagGAAAAGTCAGTTGATTCAGAGAAGAAAG AATCAAAAGATGAAGACAATAGCTCGGATGATGAGCCTTTGAGTGAACTCGCCAAGAAACCGAACCGCACACGTCAGAGGAAATCACCGAGAAAGTCACCTGGTACTCCGTCGAAGAAATCTAAAAGGAATGCAGCAAGGAAAGAGG attcaaattcaaatgaaaGCTCTGACAATGAGCCTCTCgtaaaaattgccaaaaaatccTCCAAAGCCGCAAAGAAGG AATCAGAGGATGAAGACGATAGCTCGGATGATGAGTCGAACCGCACAAGTCAGAGGAAGTCACCGAGAAAGTCACCTGGTACTCCGTCGACAAAGTCTAAAAGGAACACAGCAAGGAAACAGA TTAAATATGCAGAGTCTTCCGGTGACAGCTCAGACGATGAACCACTGGCAACAACCAAGAGGAAGCTGACGAAGACTTCAGACAACAGCAGGAACGCTAAAACAAAACGTGAAGACAAATCATGGGAAG AATCAGAGGATGAAGACAAGAGCTCGGATGATGAGCCTTTGAGTAAACTCAGCAAGAAAGTGAACCGCTCACGTCAGAAAAAGTCACCTAGAAAGTCACGGGGTACTCCATCGACGAAATCTAAAAGGAGCGCGTCAAGGAAAAAGG TTAAATTTGCAGAGTCTTCCAGTCACAGCTCAGACGATGAACCACTGGCAACAACCAAGAGGAAGCTGACGAAGACTTCAGACAACAGCaggaaaactaaaacaaaacctAAAGACAAATCAATGAAAG ATTCGAATTCAGATGAAAGCTCTGACAATGAGCCTCTCgtaaaaattgccaaaaaatccTCCAAAGCTGCAAAGAAAG AATCAGAGGATGAAGACGATAGCTTGGATGATGAGCCGAGCCGCACACAAAAGAGAAAGTCACAGAGGAAGTCACCTGGTACTCCATCGACAAAGTCTAAAAGGAATGTAGCAAGGAAAAAGG TTAAATATGCAGAGTCTTCCAGTCACAGTTCAGACGATGAACCACTGGCAACATCCAAGAGGAAGCTGACGAAGGCTTCAGacaacagcaggaaaaaaaaacttaaagaaaaaaaag GGAGCGACAGCGCCTGCTCTGATGATGATATACCTCTCTCGAAGCTCAGCAGTGACGAGAAACAATCacgtgaaaacacacacagctccaaCAACAAttcagaaaaggaaaaaagtg CTTCGGATGAGTCCTCTGACGACAAGCTTTTggttaaaaagaaaactgcAAAAGCTAAGAAACCAGAGAAAAAGGTCAACAGGTCACGCAGATCTAATGGCACAAATAACAAGAAAGCAG ATTCAAATCCAGATGAAAGCTCTGACAATGAGCCTCTTGTAAAAATTGCCAAAAGATCCTCCAAAGctgcaaagaaaaaagttgattcAAAGAAGAAAG AATCAGAGGATGAAGACATAAGCTCGGATGATGAGCCTTTGAGTGAAGTCTGCAAGAAACTGAGCCGCCTACGAGAGAGAAAGTCACCTTGTACTCCATCTAAGTCTAAAAGGAGCGCAGCAAGAAAACCGG TTAAATATGCAGAGTCGCCCAGTCACAGCTCAGACGATGAACCACTGGCAACAACCAAGAGGAAGCTGACGAAGACTTCAGACAACAGAAAGAAGACAAGAACAAAAG GCAGctcagatgatgatgatgatgatgatgatgatgatgatgtgcccttGGTGAAACTCGTTGCCAACAAGAAGAAAccagtgaagaaaaacacaaagacgaGAG agcCGTCATGCAGTTCAGGCGATGAATACTTAATGATGGCAGCTAAACACCCACTAGTGACCAAACTGCTCAGGATAATACTGGACAGATGTGATGATGAAGAAGCTGGGGCAACAGAAGGCATGGACAAAACCATGACAG aagCAACAAAAGCACAGATTGATGAAAAGGCCTCGagggaggagacagtggagtcACCAGAGGAAGAATAA